The proteins below come from a single Alosa sapidissima isolate fAloSap1 chromosome 23, fAloSap1.pri, whole genome shotgun sequence genomic window:
- the LOC121698663 gene encoding zinc finger and BTB domain-containing protein 12-like, with the protein MDDSSMDDSGMYTSGGESQATTILFSRSEGDFVSPSEFEDDGHSPLPSPPPPPPPPSPPPQGLLPRQPRLWLENDMDGYLGDEEDSDEDDNL; encoded by the exons ATGGATGACAGCAGCATGGATGACAGCGGCATGTATACCAGCGGTGGTGAATCCCAG gCTACCACAATATTATTCTCCAGGAGT GAGGGTGACTTTGTGTCGCCCTCTGAGTTTGAGGACGATGGGCACAGCCCTCTtccttctccacctccacctccacctccaccttcacCACCACCCCAGGGCTTGCTCCCCAGACAGCCCAGACTGTGGCTGGAGAATGACATGGATGGCTATCTTGGTGACGAGGAAGATAGCGATGAGGAtgataatttgtaa